The genomic interval AGTAAACAACACAAATTCAATGcaatctacactctaaaaaatgctgggttaaaaacaactcaagttgggttgaaaatggacaaacccagcggtgggattaaatgtttgcccaacctgctgggcagttttatttaacccgactgttgtttaaaaattactatatggctggcttaaaatggcttaaaaatcagacacataattactagaggcaacaataataatcaaaagatgaacatttattaataagcaatttaataaatgtttattgtttaattattattcattaaacttaataaatgttcatttattaaacattaactgtattttgtgttcatttcaaGCAAGCAATGCAGTATTTTTTATACactagttgagttaaataaaactacccagcaggttgggcaaacgtttaacccaaccgctgggttaaaacaacccaatcgcggggtttgtccattttcaactcaacttgggttgtttttaaccaagcactttttagagtgtatataaactaatttaaaaacagtgatttgaaactcttaaagggatagttcacttaaaaatgaaaattctgtcatttactcatcctcaagttgttccaaacctgtatgggtaaccaaacagttgatgagccccactgacttccatagtatagaaaaaaatgctatagaaattcatcaactgtttggttaccgacattcttcaaaatcttcttttgtgttcagcagaagaaataaattcatacaggtttagaacaacttcaGGGTGAagagatgatgacagaattgtcatttttgtgtgaattatccctttaaattagGTGTTTAGGGAGATGACAAAAAAagaatcagtgaatcatttaATCGGTTCATTGAACGAACCGCACGAACCAATTGATTCGCTAAAACGATTCGGCGCTGCTGCCAACCGCGTGTTATGTTTCAAAATCCTTTACATACATTCAGAAGAGGCTGATTAAATATTCTTCCGTCGTAATCCTTTACCCAGTGTGAATAGACGAGATGCCATTCATTGGACTTTAACTGTGATGAAGCCACGCCTCCTGCTGTGGGCGGGGTTTAAAGTTTAGTCCCGTTCTGAAACTCTTGCGCTGGAACTCCAGTCAGTCAGTCAGCAGCTGCGCGCGGTGTCAGTCAGCACACTGCCCAAGAGATACGGACTGATCTGCAGAAAGAGAGGGAAAGTTTAGTTTAGACAGATCAGTCTTTTAGCTCAGACAACAGTATGGAATCAGTAGTTTTtcgttttgtttaaatatacgTTTGGAAAAGCAGCGAAGAGAAGGACTTTACGCACGCGCCTCTGGATAACTGCAGCGTCTCTCTGCGTAGTGATGGAGGTTTGGGGCTTGAGGAATTTTGCGCTTTGGATTTCATTTCTGACGGGCTTCACGATGGCTAATTACTCCGAAGACCAGTGTAGCTGGAGGGGAAGGTAAATATCAACAACACACAGAGTTAAATGCTTTCTGTTGGTTTTTAATCTATTGCGTATATTTTTTTCCGTTTTGTTCTGGAATGCATTGATTTTTCCTGCAATCTTGCATGATTTCTGTGAAATTTTAAGTGTGCAAAAAGTATGCAAATTATACTATACTATTTGTAATTATAATAGTAATCAttagtaaaatattttgtataataataaaaataaattataaagtgCAATACTCATCGTATTATATGTGCCTGAATTGCATATCTAAGGATAGTTTGTGGATATAGTCAAGTTTGGATGATCATTTTGTGCAAATGGCAATGGTAAATTTGTGCAAAAAGGGTAAATTAAGCACTTAGtttataaaatagaaataaaaactataataggaAATGTGATATGAGTGTTGCAGAGGCTGTTTGTATTAGTGCGACACGTTTAAATGACTGCAGTTAAAGTAACCAGTAGGGGGCGTTGAACTTTTCCTGCAACTTTAATACCCACTGGACAACTCAAGTTTCAAGTTTATTTGTCATGTGCACAAAAAGTCAGTGACAATTTGTAAATTGATCTGCTTGTGGTTAGGCACGGGTATTATACAGGAAAAATATCAGGAGATATCTTTAATGACTTGTTTCCATCTCTGCAGTGGTCTCTCTCAGGCGGTGAAGAACGTGGAGCAGGTTTGGTTAAGGTGTGCGGAGGGCTCGGTAGAGTGGCTGTACCCCGCTGGAGCGCTGCGTCTCACCCTGTCGCCCCGACTGCCGTGGAGCGCCATGGTTCCAGGCGAGTCCAGCAGGAGCCCGGTGTCGGCCTGCATCAAGCCGGATCAGCACTGGGGTGGAGCTCAGCTCTACCTGGAGCGAGATGGGGTCCTGGAGCTTCTGGTGGGAGACGAGACATCCGAGACGCCCGGCCCAGCCCATGTGCGCTGCTTCAGTGCCATGCCCGGAGAACGAACAGCCCTCTTCCTGCAAGCAACACCACATCAAGACATCAGCAGACGCATCGCAGCGTTTCGCTACGAGCTGAGAGGGGATTGGATGGTGCAGCCGTCAGTCAACACGGATCCAATTGGCAGTGAAGGTGAATATTCTAGAAGATGCAGTAGTGatatatataatgcaatatctatctatctatctatctatctatcattctatctatctgtcgttctatctatctatcgttctgtc from Ctenopharyngodon idella isolate HZGC_01 chromosome 23, HZGC01, whole genome shotgun sequence carries:
- the metrn gene encoding meteorin, with the translated sequence MEVWGLRNFALWISFLTGFTMANYSEDQCSWRGSGLSQAVKNVEQVWLRCAEGSVEWLYPAGALRLTLSPRLPWSAMVPGESSRSPVSACIKPDQHWGGAQLYLERDGVLELLVGDETSETPGPAHVRCFSAMPGERTALFLQATPHQDISRRIAAFRYELRGDWMVQPSVNTDPIGSEGACRPCNNTEILMAVCTSDFVVRGNIRSVETDSNLKAAVIKVSATRVYRQKFALFPDSGRLTRSGEIRTPLQCGVRPGAGSFLFTGRVHFGEAWLGCAPRYKDFLKAYEQAKQSLMIPCTLVND